The Candidatus Saccharibacteria bacterium RAAC3_TM7_1 nucleotide sequence GACCCGTCCAAAGTTTATTATCGAATTTTTAATGAACCTACGACTCTCAGAAGTCCACTGGACTTCTTCGCCCTGCTTAAAAGGCAGGTGCCCCCTATCTGTCTGACAGGACGGGCAGGTCTAACCAGCTGCCTGCCCGCCTTGCACGGCAGGCGGGAGCTATGAACCCGTAATACGTTTCTGCAAAGCATCTCTTGCAGTGCCACTGCGTTTTACAGTATGTTCACGTTTTATAGCAAGCTCTTTGGAATTATACGCTTCGTAGTAGATTAGTTCAAGAGGTCGCCTCTGTTTTGTAGCGGGAACCTGTCCAGTGTTATGGAGCTCAAATCGCCTTCTAAGATCCGTCGTTTGTCCGTAATACAATTTACTATCTTTTTGTGAGCGTAAAACGTAAAAATAATACATAACTTACACTATATTCTACACGAGAGGTAGGCCCGCCTGCCACGCATGGCGGGCAGGTCAATGTTTGCTGCTGCGCGGATAGCGTCGGCCGGTGTGCGTCGCCACGAGATCGAGCACCGCCAGGATAAGACCAATGGTCACGATATAGACCTGGTTTTCAGCAAAGAAATCATAGATAACTTTACCTTGCCCCTGTAACACAAGTGCCGAACCAAGTGGCTCGATCAAAAGTGCGAAGGCAAGCGCTGCAAATAGGGTTGCTCCTACTAGACGTAGTGGTGCTTCTCGGTAACTTGGCCCGCTAAATAACAGAACTATTGCCGGCAGCAACACTAATGCCACTGATACGATAGTGATTAGCGGAGGACGGGCGACAGAAAGCCCAGCTTCTGCAACAAGCGGTGTCAACTTGTCCGCCCAAAGTTCACTGAGCATCGAGCCGGCCGCAAGAGCGAGGCCAAGCGCCCCGAATTTCCGCTTAGTGAAATACGCGAGT carries:
- a CDS encoding hypothetical protein (RAAC3_TM7_1_180); translation: MNVAIVFVVVLALLFGLAYFTKRKFGALGLALAAGSMLSELWADKLTPLVAEAGLSVARPPLITIVSVALVLLPAIVLLFSGPSYREAPLRLVGATLFAALAFALLIEPLGSALVLQGQGKVIYDFFAENQVYIVTIGLILAVLDLVATHTGRRYPRSSKH
- a CDS encoding GIY-YIG catalytic protein (RAAC3_TM7_1_179) gives rise to the protein MYYFYVLRSQKDSKLYYGQTTDLRRRFELHNTGQVPATKQRRPLELIYYEAYNSKELAIKREHTVKRSGTARDALQKRITGS